One window of the Manihot esculenta cultivar AM560-2 chromosome 14, M.esculenta_v8, whole genome shotgun sequence genome contains the following:
- the LOC110607380 gene encoding probable WRKY transcription factor 32, with product MAERESLEALQRQQNQKTHSEVQNDNNLELEEGEVEDEEEEEEDEEEEEESQLSELQQLPDSQHVELSTSQVEELKESQLEGLVAAPSTQILSENHQCVGSRDNSALEPHVEAEFKGHEVLGNLTTRHAEAQIQNEIQSSLCPTSLSELSPTSVTQPILSAPSPTLPEIRQSPSKLNNVSAQEADQQNSSDPKSLSVPILKARIPDGYSWRKYGQKQVKSPKGSRSYYKCTYSDCFAKKIECADHSGHVIEIVNKGTHSHDPPRKNNPTREIKVALSSAPVMSNSLKEHPISTLKDSDQATLPKEPIKETPMSPEKKRQSSSGSDGNGRIQIKEEHISEPEPKRRVKKENLECSDTLIKTGKKPKFVVHAAGDVGISGDGYRWRKYGQKMVKGNPHPRNYYRCTSAGCPVRKHIETAVGNTNAVVITYKGVHDHDMPVPKKRHGPPSAPLVAAAAPASMNNLQPKKTDTFQNQVTSTQWSVGKEGELTSETLDVGGEKEKAMESARTLLSIGFEIKPC from the exons ATGGCTGAGAGGGAGAGCCTCGAAGCTCTCCAACGACAACAAAACCAGAAAACGCACAGTGAAGTACAAAACGACAACAATTTAGAACTAGAAGAAGGAGAAGTAGAAgacgaagaagaagaggaagaagacgaggaagaagaggaagagagtCAACTCAGTGAGTTACAGCAACTACCTGATTCTCAACACGTGGAGTTATCGACCTCTCAAGTGGAGGAGTTGAAGGAGTCACAATTGGAAGGCTTAGTAGCTGCACCTTCCACACAGATATTATCTGAGAACCATCAGTGTGTTG GTTCGCGGGATAATTCAGCTTTGGAACCGCATGTGGAAGCTGAATTTAAG GGGCATGAAGTATTGGGAAATCTAACTACCCGGCATGCTGAGGCTCAGATCCAAAATGAGATTCAGTCTTCTCTATGCCCAACTTCCTTGTCAGAGCTTTCACCAACTTCTGTTACACAACCTATATTGTCTGCTCCAAGTCCAACATTACCAGAAATAAGGCAGTCACCATCAAAGCTTAATAACGTATCCGCACAAGAAGCAGATCAACAAAATTCTTCTGATCCTAAAAGTCTCTCTGTTCCCATTTTGAAAGCACGTATTCCTGATGGTTACAGCTGGCGAAAATATGGTCAGAAGCAAGTGAAGAGTCCTAAAGGTTCTCGAAGTTATTACAAGTGCACATATTCTGACTGTTTTGCCAAAAAGATCGAATGTGCAGACCATTCAGGCCATGTGATCGAGATTGTTAATAAAGGAACCCACAGTCATGATCCACCTCGAAAGAATAACCCCACCAGAGAAATCAAGGTTGCATTATCATCTGCACCTGTTATGAGCAATAGTTTAAAAGAACATCCAATAAGCACACTCAAGGATTCAGATCAGGCCACATTGCCAAAAGAACCTATAAAGGAAACACCCATGAGTCCTGAGAAAAAGCGGCAGAGTTCAAGTGGTTCTGATGGGAATGGGAGAATTCAAATCAAAGAGGAGCATATCAGTGAGCCTGAACCAAAACGGAG AGTGAAGAAGGAGAACTTAGAATGTTCAGATACTCTCATAAAAACTGGAAAGAAACCAAAATTTGTTGTGCATGCAGCAGGGGATGTGGGAATCTCAGGTGACGGGTACAGATGGCGCAAGTATGGACAAAAGATGGTGAAGGGAAATCCCCATCCCAG GAACTATTATAGATGCACATCCGCTGGGTGTCCTGTTCGTAAACACATTGAAACAGCAGTAGGTAACACAAACGCAGTCGTGATCACATATAAGGGAGTACATGATCATGACATGCCAGTACCCAAAAAGCGACATGGTCCGCCGAGTGCTCCCCTTGTAGCTGCTGCTGCTCCTGCTTCTATGAACAATTTGCAGCCCAAGAAAACTGATACATTCCAGAACCAAGTAACTTCAACGCAATGGTCTGTCGGAAAGGAAGGTGAATTAACCAGTGAAACCTTGGACGTTGGAGGTGAGAAGGAAAAGGCAATGGAGTCAGCCCGAACTCTTCTGAGCATTGGATTTGAAATCAAGCCTTGCTGA